From Brevibacillus marinus, a single genomic window includes:
- a CDS encoding extracellular solute-binding protein encodes MKWKKWVNAALGTALLTSVALAGCSSSEGSGNTSSAGGGEKSSEGYGNIALYSPETPDMTKEIGLSFEKAFSGSTVNVQYGGTNVIVNRLIAEKDNPMGDVWYGGGGFLPFESAKPKGIITAYTPEIAKDWPVERDGIQIRDKDWQWIGAEIFVLGFVYNTDLVKPEDLPKTWDDLLDPKWKGQIQMSNPAASGTATLTVLSQLMRLGEEQGWEYFNKLVDQVSALPDSGSAPAKAVAKGEAQIGIAFDFMAYEMKAKGEKVDFVVPETTPIIVNPVSLVADGPNPEGGKALIDYLLSKEGQQILANWYHIPISPEVESKTPLTLENVLPHAQKLDVQWVVDNYDRIRNEWRQRFQ; translated from the coding sequence ATGAAATGGAAAAAGTGGGTCAATGCCGCGCTTGGCACAGCCTTGTTGACGTCAGTGGCGTTGGCTGGCTGTTCGTCTTCCGAGGGAAGCGGAAATACGAGCAGCGCAGGGGGCGGCGAAAAAAGTTCAGAAGGTTATGGCAACATCGCATTGTATTCTCCGGAGACACCCGATATGACCAAAGAGATCGGTCTCAGTTTTGAAAAGGCTTTCAGCGGTTCGACGGTCAATGTCCAATACGGCGGAACCAACGTCATCGTCAACCGGCTGATCGCCGAAAAAGACAACCCCATGGGCGACGTGTGGTACGGCGGCGGAGGGTTTTTGCCGTTTGAATCAGCCAAACCAAAAGGAATCATTACAGCTTATACGCCGGAAATCGCCAAAGACTGGCCGGTCGAGCGGGACGGCATCCAGATTCGCGACAAGGACTGGCAGTGGATCGGGGCGGAGATATTTGTGCTTGGCTTCGTTTACAACACCGATTTGGTGAAACCGGAGGATCTGCCGAAAACCTGGGATGACCTGCTCGATCCAAAATGGAAAGGGCAAATCCAGATGTCCAATCCGGCTGCCTCCGGTACCGCCACGCTGACGGTGCTCAGTCAGCTGATGCGGCTGGGCGAAGAACAAGGCTGGGAGTACTTCAACAAACTGGTCGATCAGGTAAGCGCGCTGCCCGACTCCGGTTCCGCACCGGCCAAAGCGGTCGCCAAAGGGGAAGCGCAGATTGGGATCGCGTTTGACTTCATGGCCTACGAGATGAAAGCGAAGGGCGAAAAGGTTGATTTTGTCGTGCCGGAAACGACGCCGATCATCGTCAACCCGGTATCGCTCGTCGCTGACGGACCCAACCCGGAAGGCGGAAAGGCGCTGATCGACTACCTGCTGTCGAAGGAAGGGCAGCAAATCCTGGCCAACTGGTACCACATCCCGATCTCACCGGAAGTTGAGTCCAAAACGCCGCTCACCCTGGAGAACGTGCTGCCGCACGCCCAGAAGTTGGATGTGCAGTGGGTGGTGGACAACTACGATCGCATCCGCAACGAATGGCGTCAGCGGTTCCAGTAA
- a CDS encoding ABC transporter ATP-binding protein: MGSVKIEHLSKEFNGVPALEDVNLEIREGEFFALLGPSGCGKTTTMRCIAGFETPTTGKIYIGEQDVSHIPANQRNCGMVFQSYALFPHLTVFENVAYSLNVRRFYEGGWGTKLAVLANLLNRRLGRLNKETEKKVRDMLDFVELGHLADRLPSELSGGQQQRVALARALVMEPAVLLMDEPLSNLDKKLRNVMRVTIREIQQKVGITTIFVTHDQEEAMSMADRVAVMQGGKLVQVDTPTALYSNPVNSFVADFVGSSNLFAAVVKPADPGQKGTVVVLEGSKPLHSAFMTKKTEAQVLIRPESIRLLRADQPAAGVNVLEGTVQMATYLGPTIRYDVKVGELQFAVDATFDARPPLTPGTAVKLEIDPERVVIL; encoded by the coding sequence GTGGGTTCAGTCAAGATTGAACATCTGAGCAAAGAATTTAACGGCGTGCCGGCACTGGAAGATGTCAACCTGGAGATCCGAGAGGGCGAGTTTTTCGCCCTGCTCGGCCCTTCGGGGTGCGGCAAGACGACAACCATGCGCTGCATCGCGGGGTTTGAAACGCCGACAACAGGAAAAATCTACATCGGCGAGCAGGACGTCAGCCACATCCCGGCCAATCAACGCAACTGCGGAATGGTTTTTCAGAGCTACGCCTTGTTTCCCCATCTGACGGTGTTTGAAAACGTCGCTTACAGCTTGAACGTACGCCGTTTTTACGAAGGCGGCTGGGGGACGAAGCTGGCGGTACTGGCGAACCTGCTCAATCGCAGGCTGGGCCGTCTCAATAAAGAAACGGAAAAGAAAGTGCGCGACATGCTCGACTTTGTCGAATTGGGGCACCTCGCAGACCGCCTGCCGAGCGAACTCTCCGGCGGACAGCAGCAGCGGGTCGCGCTGGCGCGGGCGTTGGTGATGGAGCCGGCTGTGCTCTTGATGGATGAGCCGCTGTCCAACCTGGACAAGAAGCTGCGTAACGTCATGCGGGTGACCATCCGGGAAATCCAGCAAAAAGTAGGGATTACGACCATCTTCGTCACACACGATCAGGAAGAAGCGATGAGCATGGCCGACAGGGTGGCTGTCATGCAGGGCGGGAAGTTGGTCCAGGTCGACACCCCGACCGCTCTCTACAGCAACCCCGTCAACTCGTTTGTGGCGGACTTCGTCGGCTCGTCCAATCTGTTTGCCGCCGTCGTCAAACCGGCCGACCCCGGGCAAAAGGGAACCGTTGTCGTGCTGGAAGGCAGCAAGCCCTTGCACTCCGCGTTTATGACCAAGAAAACCGAGGCACAGGTGCTGATTCGGCCGGAGAGCATCCGTCTCTTGCGGGCGGATCAACCGGCGGCGGGTGTTAACGTGCTGGAAGGAACGGTCCAGATGGCGACCTACCTGGGGCCGACCATCCGCTACGACGTGAAGGTGGGCGAACTGCAGTTTGCCGTGGATGCGACGTTTGACGCAAGACCGCCGCTGACTCCCGGAACCGCAGTAAAACTGGAGATTGATCCGGAACGCGTGGTGATTCTATGA
- a CDS encoding ABC transporter permease, with protein sequence MSQPALTPQPKSGLRGAKNSRFAVNGFTLLKWIVYVFFLLFLLVPLFSILLVSLTGQPMNIFGSFVSTKILGSTLEKLAQVSLDAYAALFKPDSNYFAALLNSLQLATGVAVLVTICVLPIAYGFARTTMPFKTFFAALCTVPLVVPTFISSYAFTLMFGKTGWVNHIYRALGGEGVLFDIQSMLGIVLVQVFFFFPYALWPMVAAFKISDLTLEEASQNLGAKSWYTFLRVTLPLAMPGIVSSMLLIFTVSFSDFGTPIILAPKDLNLIVVEAYREIAGFYNWAGSAVLTVVMLLVAGFFFWLQRLVLRGKEYGTISGKPTTQKLNDHKGVVYTLTVYTFLVLLVPLLAIGSVFLSSLATTWGHHALPDGYTLQHYLTIFSTSSKNIVNSLLLAAGALVLSVVLATFVSYFVVRRGSGGLDFISSIPLIVPGIALGIALIQTFNTAPLHLTGTALLLIIAYTIRRMPYMIRSTMSAMMAIRKDIEEAAISLGASNLFAAITVIGPLMLPGIAAGAILVFVTVIKETSISILLAPTDWAPMSLAVFQNLLRGEYYTASAMAILIIAIVILLQYVAKKLTKDQLY encoded by the coding sequence ATGAGCCAGCCAGCTCTCACCCCTCAGCCCAAGTCCGGTTTGCGCGGGGCGAAGAACAGCCGCTTTGCTGTTAACGGGTTCACGTTGTTAAAGTGGATCGTTTATGTCTTCTTTTTGCTGTTCCTGCTCGTTCCGCTGTTTTCCATTTTGCTGGTCAGCCTGACCGGACAGCCGATGAACATCTTCGGCAGCTTCGTCAGCACGAAGATTCTCGGCTCGACGCTGGAAAAGCTGGCGCAGGTTTCCTTGGACGCTTACGCCGCGCTGTTTAAACCGGACAGCAACTACTTTGCCGCCCTGCTCAACAGTTTGCAGCTGGCTACCGGCGTAGCCGTGCTGGTGACGATTTGCGTGTTGCCGATCGCCTATGGGTTTGCCCGCACCACCATGCCGTTTAAAACGTTCTTTGCGGCGCTGTGTACGGTGCCGCTGGTCGTGCCGACGTTTATTTCCTCGTACGCCTTCACGCTGATGTTCGGCAAGACAGGCTGGGTCAACCACATCTACCGCGCGCTCGGCGGAGAAGGGGTGCTGTTTGACATCCAGTCGATGCTGGGCATTGTCCTGGTGCAGGTGTTTTTCTTCTTTCCATACGCTTTGTGGCCGATGGTGGCCGCCTTTAAAATCAGCGACCTGACGCTGGAAGAAGCTTCGCAAAACCTTGGCGCGAAAAGCTGGTACACCTTTTTGCGGGTGACCCTGCCGTTGGCCATGCCGGGGATCGTCTCCAGCATGCTGTTAATCTTCACCGTCAGCTTTTCGGACTTCGGTACGCCGATCATTCTCGCGCCGAAAGACCTGAACCTGATCGTGGTGGAGGCGTATCGGGAAATCGCCGGCTTCTACAACTGGGCCGGTTCGGCGGTCCTGACGGTCGTCATGCTGCTGGTTGCCGGATTCTTCTTCTGGCTGCAGCGTTTGGTGCTGCGCGGCAAGGAGTACGGCACGATCTCGGGAAAGCCGACGACACAAAAGCTGAACGACCACAAAGGGGTGGTCTACACGCTGACCGTCTACACCTTTTTGGTGCTGCTGGTGCCGCTGCTGGCCATCGGGTCGGTGTTTCTCTCCTCGCTGGCGACAACCTGGGGCCACCACGCGCTGCCGGACGGCTACACCCTGCAGCACTACCTGACGATATTCAGCACTTCCTCGAAGAACATCGTCAACAGTTTGCTCTTGGCAGCCGGGGCGCTCGTGTTGAGCGTCGTGCTGGCCACCTTTGTCTCCTATTTCGTGGTGCGCCGCGGTTCCGGCGGGCTTGATTTTATTTCCTCCATCCCCCTGATCGTACCGGGGATTGCCCTCGGGATCGCGCTGATTCAGACCTTTAACACGGCCCCGCTGCACTTGACGGGAACGGCCCTGCTTTTGATCATCGCTTACACGATTCGCCGGATGCCGTACATGATCCGCTCGACGATGAGCGCGATGATGGCGATCCGCAAAGACATCGAAGAAGCGGCCATCAGTCTGGGCGCGTCCAATCTGTTCGCGGCGATCACCGTGATCGGGCCGCTGATGCTGCCGGGAATCGCCGCCGGGGCGATCCTCGTCTTCGTCACGGTGATCAAAGAAACCAGCATCTCGATTCTGCTCGCGCCGACCGATTGGGCGCCGATGAGTTTGGCCGTGTTCCAGAACTTGCTCCGCGGCGAGTACTACACCGCGTCGGCGATGGCGATTTTGATCATCGCGATTGTCATCCTGCTGCAGTACGTGGCGAAAAAGCTGACCAAAGACCAGCTGTACTAA
- a CDS encoding HAD-IIA family hydrolase, which yields MRGFIFDLDGTVYLGERLIPGAAEAIQTLRERGDKVVFLSNKPIATRMSYAAKLTRMGIPTKVEDVLNSSLIVARYLKQRIKSGERVLVIGEEPIREELRQCGIPLSSDPREVAYVVLSWDRQFSYDKLNDLYQAAVNGAVVIASNPDRTCPLEDGQIPDTGALIGALEAATGRPVDLVVGKPSPIAAEAAVRHLGLDYADCYMVGDRLETDIKMGNDTGMHSVLVLTGISTREMAESSEYKPRYIIDSIKDIVHL from the coding sequence ATGAGAGGGTTTATCTTTGATCTGGATGGCACGGTTTACCTGGGTGAACGGCTGATTCCGGGAGCGGCGGAGGCGATCCAAACGCTGCGGGAGCGGGGGGATAAGGTCGTCTTCCTCTCCAACAAGCCGATTGCTACGCGGATGTCCTACGCGGCCAAACTGACGAGAATGGGAATCCCGACCAAGGTGGAGGATGTCCTCAATTCCTCCCTGATCGTCGCCCGGTACCTGAAACAGCGGATCAAAAGCGGCGAGCGCGTGCTGGTGATCGGGGAAGAACCGATTCGCGAAGAACTGCGCCAATGCGGGATCCCGCTCAGCAGCGATCCGCGTGAGGTCGCCTATGTCGTTTTGTCCTGGGATCGCCAGTTTTCCTACGACAAGCTGAACGATCTCTACCAGGCGGCGGTGAACGGCGCGGTTGTGATCGCCTCCAACCCGGATCGCACGTGTCCGCTGGAAGACGGACAAATCCCCGATACGGGGGCGTTGATCGGCGCGCTGGAAGCGGCCACCGGCCGACCGGTCGATCTGGTCGTCGGCAAGCCATCGCCGATTGCCGCCGAGGCCGCCGTCCGGCACCTCGGTCTGGACTATGCCGACTGCTACATGGTCGGAGACCGGCTGGAAACCGACATCAAGATGGGGAACGACACCGGCATGCACTCCGTTCTCGTCCTGACCGGGATCAGCACGCGGGAAATGGCCGAATCGAGCGAGTACAAACCGCGCTATATCATCGACAGCATAAAAGACATCGTCCACCTATGA
- a CDS encoding glycerol-3-phosphate responsive antiterminator, whose protein sequence is MYPIVDLVEHQTIAAVQAEQDLDDALGSKVNIIFLLTGSIFNIKELVDKIKAAGKQVFLHMEFVEGIAPDKSGVTYVARNIAPTGIISTRSNLIRVAKELELMAIQRIFLIDRNAVVKGIKVVEQSQPDAVEVMPGVMPRVIREITTMTPLPIIAGGLVGTQAEIDEALAAGALAVSVGTKELWR, encoded by the coding sequence GTGTACCCTATTGTAGATCTGGTGGAACATCAGACGATCGCTGCCGTGCAAGCGGAGCAGGATCTGGATGACGCGCTGGGGAGCAAGGTCAACATCATCTTTTTGTTGACCGGTTCCATCTTCAACATCAAGGAACTGGTCGACAAAATCAAAGCGGCGGGGAAACAGGTTTTTCTGCACATGGAGTTTGTCGAAGGAATCGCCCCTGACAAGAGCGGGGTGACCTATGTCGCCCGAAACATCGCTCCCACCGGGATTATCTCCACGCGGAGCAACCTGATCCGGGTGGCGAAAGAACTGGAGCTGATGGCGATTCAGCGGATCTTCCTGATCGACCGCAATGCCGTGGTCAAGGGGATCAAAGTGGTCGAACAGAGTCAGCCGGATGCGGTGGAAGTGATGCCGGGCGTCATGCCGCGGGTGATCCGGGAAATCACGACGATGACGCCGCTGCCGATCATCGCCGGCGGTTTGGTCGGCACGCAGGCGGAGATCGATGAAGCGTTGGCGGCCGGGGCTTTGGCCGTCTCCGTCGGCACGAAAGAACTTTGGCGATAA
- a CDS encoding glycerol-3-phosphate dehydrogenase/oxidase: MKRRFSMQARAKILEEMAAAELDLLVIGGGITGAGIALDASIRGLNVGLVEKSDFASGTSSRSTKLIHGGLRYLKQGEVKLVREVGRERAILYRNAPHIVTAAPMLLPIYKGGTYGYLASSLGLYLYDWLAGVERKERRRMLDREEARRQEPLLKTEGLQGAGLYYEYRTDDARLTLDLVKTAVQHGARVSNYAEVRSFLYRDGQVIGAVVEERRSGRQYQLYAKQIVNAAGPWVDELRKRDGSLTGKRLFLTKGVHLVVAYDRLPVKQAAYFDTPDGRMVFVIPRGRITYIGTTDTAYDLAIDAPRTTEEDRDYLLRAVNAMFPSVALTKADVLSHWAGLRPLIYEAGKGPSELSRKDEIFVSDSGLITIAGGKLTGFRKMAEKVVDLVAANLRRIDGRSYPPCSTERVVISGGERLGHASYEACKQELLTSGTDRGIDRQTVTEWIETYGSNTLQIYERYDALKRANDQRPGEELALQAQLLYSLEEEMTVTAADFLRLRTGWTYFHLQKAESKRDLVLALMGELAGWEESERNRQRQEVEQLFRMIRHLPKSDQELREQQEQAGGHTG, from the coding sequence GTGAAACGACGATTTTCCATGCAGGCTCGTGCGAAAATACTGGAAGAGATGGCAGCGGCCGAACTGGATCTGCTCGTGATTGGCGGAGGGATCACCGGGGCCGGGATTGCCCTGGACGCCAGCATTCGCGGCCTGAACGTGGGGCTGGTGGAAAAAAGCGATTTTGCCTCCGGCACGAGCAGCCGCTCCACCAAGCTGATCCATGGCGGACTCCGCTATTTGAAGCAGGGAGAAGTAAAACTGGTGCGGGAAGTAGGGCGGGAGCGGGCGATTCTCTACCGCAACGCGCCGCATATCGTAACCGCCGCTCCCATGCTGCTACCCATTTACAAGGGCGGCACGTACGGCTATCTCGCGTCGTCGCTTGGGCTTTACCTCTACGACTGGCTGGCCGGCGTGGAGCGCAAAGAGCGGCGCCGGATGCTGGACAGAGAGGAAGCGAGACGGCAGGAGCCGCTGTTGAAAACGGAGGGATTGCAAGGCGCGGGACTGTACTACGAATACCGCACGGACGACGCCCGGCTCACCCTGGATCTCGTGAAAACAGCGGTACAGCACGGGGCGCGGGTGAGCAATTACGCCGAGGTGAGATCGTTTCTCTACCGCGACGGACAGGTCATTGGCGCGGTGGTCGAAGAACGCAGATCAGGCAGGCAATACCAGCTCTACGCCAAACAGATTGTCAATGCAGCCGGTCCCTGGGTGGATGAACTGCGCAAACGGGACGGTTCGCTCACGGGCAAACGGTTGTTTTTGACGAAGGGCGTACACTTGGTGGTCGCCTACGATCGCCTGCCCGTCAAACAGGCCGCCTATTTCGACACGCCGGACGGGCGAATGGTGTTTGTCATTCCGCGCGGCCGCATCACCTACATCGGTACGACCGATACGGCGTATGACCTGGCGATTGACGCGCCCCGCACCACCGAGGAAGACCGGGATTATCTGTTGCGGGCGGTGAATGCGATGTTCCCCTCGGTGGCTTTGACGAAAGCAGACGTGCTCTCCCATTGGGCCGGGTTGCGTCCCCTGATCTATGAAGCGGGCAAGGGTCCGTCGGAGCTGTCTCGCAAAGACGAGATTTTTGTCTCCGATTCCGGCCTGATTACGATCGCCGGCGGAAAGCTGACCGGATTCCGCAAAATGGCGGAAAAGGTGGTCGATCTGGTAGCGGCGAACCTGCGCCGCATCGATGGCCGGAGCTATCCCCCCTGTTCAACCGAGCGAGTGGTCATCAGCGGCGGAGAGCGGCTGGGGCATGCCTCCTATGAAGCATGCAAACAGGAGCTGTTGACAAGCGGTACGGACAGAGGGATCGATCGGCAGACGGTGACGGAATGGATCGAGACATACGGGTCCAACACGCTGCAGATCTACGAGCGGTATGATGCGCTGAAACGCGCGAACGATCAGCGCCCGGGAGAGGAGCTTGCCTTGCAAGCGCAGCTGCTGTACTCGCTGGAGGAGGAAATGACGGTGACGGCGGCAGATTTTTTGCGCCTGCGGACGGGGTGGACCTATTTTCATCTGCAGAAGGCGGAAAGCAAGCGCGACTTGGTGTTGGCGCTGATGGGGGAACTGGCCGGCTGGGAGGAAAGCGAACGGAATAGACAGCGCCAGGAGGTGGAACAGCTTTTCCGGATGATCCGCCACCTGCCGAAAAGCGACCAGGAGCTCCGCGAACAGCAGGAACAAGCGGGCGGACACACAGGTTGA